The stretch of DNA GTCCAGGGCTCACACCCGCTTTCTCAGCACTGTCAGGGGATGCGAATGAAggctgcaggccctgattgcccctgagggcttctccacctcccccctgctcctgaggtatGACTGGTGCAGTCAGCGGGTGGGAGTTGTGgcagcaggagctgggctgccagcagacaggagaccGGGGGAAGGGGCCAGGCGTGGGCGtgaaggatgggctgagacccgcccctgtgcccaccgcagcctcatggcccacatttcctttcaaggtgcacgaattcatgctctgggcccctagtttaaatataagtatttaaaCATACGCACATCCAGCCATTGGGAATTGAGAAGCTGGAAATTCAAAATGCACaggtaaaaagaaatcaaagggtGACGTATGCAGTGTTGTGTGAGTGCCTTCAGTGCTAACATTGTCTATGACCGTTGGTTGTGCTCTTACTCTAGAGCACAAGTGAAGGagatttaaaggaaaaagttaaaaagtgtttttccctCCATGCTTCTGGTTACTAGATCTAAAAATATACTATACACTACTTCCTCAGTGTAGGAGCAGTGCTAGCTGCTTAGTCCAATTAGGTCTCTGATCATTGGTGGAATGCCATAACTTGttaattctacaaatatttattgaatgcatatTGGGCAATATTAAGCACTCTTCAAACTGCTCAGGAAGCAATGATGAGTAAGAGCAATCAGATACCTGCCCTCAGGAAACTTGAATTCTAGCAGGTGAGATAAGCAGGTGACAAGTCaataataaatcttaaaatatgaAGTAATGAtggatgctttaaaaataaagtaaaatcaatATGGTATGAAGACCTAATGTGTAAtttggtgactatagttgataacactgtattgtataattgaaatttgcagagagtagaatatatataaaatttataaaaatacatagtgAAGAGTGTATTAATTAATAGATGCAgaggaatcctttcacaatatatatgttattaaaaCATCATAATGTACACTATAAATCTCTTAcaattttagttttcaattatacatcaataaagctgaaaaaagaattttaaagatgcTACAAAGAAAATTTAGGACTTGGATTGTGACAGATTATTGGGTGTTTCTAAAACATCTCTCTGAAAGGGTAGCAATTAAATAGAGACTTAAAGATGGGAGGATGTGCACTATGTAAAGATTTTTGATAAGAGCATTCTGAGTTCaggataataaatatttcaaaggaTAATAGGAATGCAAATGCTGCTAGAACGAATTGCGCGAAAACAGTAGTTTGAGATGATAGTTGCGAGGTATGTTAATGCTTCTAAGGCCATGATAAAAAGAGTGTATTTATTTTAAGTGTGATGGAAAGCTACTGGATGGTCTTCTCCAGGAATATGATGTGATCTGACTTATTTGGCTACTAGTTACAGATAAAATGTAGGAGACAATGGTAAAAGCAAGAAGTCAGTTAGGAGGCTATTGTAGGAACATAGACAACAGAATATGCTGGTGTGGAGTAGAATGTTAGGTCTGTAGAGAGGTATTGGGGCGGAGGGAATCAAAGTTATGCTTTagttgtattagttttaggtgacTGTTTAGTATCAAAGTGGAAATGTGGAAAAAGACCGTGTATGGATGACTTTAGaggtaaaggggaaaaaaggactaGTGATAcactgtatatacatatatatgtatgtgtatatgtttatatgcatatattatataatttatattataaagtatatatttacatgtttcAATGtaggtatatattatatattataaagtatatattatatttataaacatattcaTATCTATGGTACTAAATGAGATCACATAGGCAGTAATTATGGATAGAGTAGGAAAAATATCTGAGGAACATTGTGATATTCCAACAATTAAAGTTCAAAGGAAAGATGAAGAGCCAgccaaggaaactgaggttaaaGTTAGAGAGAATAGGCAGTTAGACTGCCCTAAAAATAACTTGACAAGAAAATGCATCAAGGAAAAAATGACCACTAGTATCTACCACCGTTGAGTTGAGGACTTAGAACTGACCATTAGATTTGACAGGATAGATGTGTTACGGGTGACCTTGCTCAGAAGTTTTTTAGGGGGATAAAAGCCTGTTCAGAGTGGGTTAAAGAGAATAGGAATATTCTGGGCAAGTTAGCAAAGTATGTTCTGATGTACTGTCTTTGTTCTAATGTATAAGAAAGTTAGGTAAAATCTGAGCAGAGAAAACAAAGCCATACCTACACCATAAAACAGAAGACAAAACACTTCCATGGACTAGACAGTAAACAGAAAAAATGAAGTGGTGACTGAGGACCGGCCCAGACACCTGGCCTGCAAGCTGGCACTGGCAGATTGTGGCTCACCTCCTACAGAGTGAAAGGGAATAAAAACATTGCAGCTGCACTGCTTGATAAGAAATTATAAAGTTAGGGAGTCTGGGAGGACAGTGACAACTTGGTTACCAGACTAGTTTTTAGCTCGGTACTCAGGAGGATGGATGATAAACCTGTTAGACAGGAAAGCTTGAGCAAAGacggacacagagagaaaaaaaacacaaaatacctCACCTCAAAGTCAAACCTGCAAATCAAAATTTCATAAGAAATGAATAAGTCTTCTCAGAAAGGTAGCCAACAAAATCAATAGTTTGAATATGGATTTACTTCCAATGAACTTAATTATATGAAACAACCTAAcaaagactgaaaaataaatatgcctAGTATGCTTTACCTTTATAAAAACCTAAGTTATTATGATTAATAATGAAATTAGAGAAACACTTTTAAAGTCAGGATCCATACAGACACCtgccatttctgattttattcaatATTCTGCTGAGattctaaaaaatgaaataggaaaggAGATATAATAATTAAGTAGTTGAGGTAAAGCTTCTTTCTATATGATGTATGTATATTGATAATCTTTAAGACTTtaaagataaaatcttaaaactaataataataaagaaaaatagtgtGGATACaatttcatagcagcattatttataatagccaagatatggaaacgatctaagtgtccattgatggatggatgaataaagaaaatgtaatatatatatattagcacaatggaatactcaaccttaaaaaagattaaatattgccatttgcaactacaaggatggatcttgagggtattatgcaATGTAAAACAAGTCAGTTGGAAAGGACAAGAatcatgtggaatataaaacaaacaaacaaaaacaaacaaaataacaaaacagaaacaaactcatagataaagacaacagaatggtggttaccagaagggaagGTGGATAGGAGGAGGGCAATGGTTAATAgggttaaatatatggtgataaaTAGAAACTAGATTTTGGTGGTAACCATGAAATAGAGTGTACATATATTGATTCAtaatgttgtacatctgaaatttatataatgttattaactgattttgccacaataaaaataaataagacaaattaaaatatgcaaatcaatagcttttttatatttaatttaaaaaaaaacaacttgaaatTGTACCTTGACCTAATACTTTATACCAAATTTCATACTATAcaccaaaataaatttataaaacataaaatcataAGACATCAGAAAATAGGAGATCTAGGGCTATTCAAAAGTTTATACTTGATACCAAAAGCATATCCCATCAAGCTTTGTAATTTGACCCCACCAAATTAAAAGCTATTGCTCTGCAAAAAGCCCATATGATGAGGATGAAAAGACAAACTATAGACTTGGCTTGTAACTAGTTTTTTCTTCATGAAAATCATAGTTGTAGTGAAGGTTGTACAATGCAAGTAACATTTCTTATCTTGGAGTTCTATTATTCAGAAACTTCATTTATTGGGCTATATTTTTGTAGTATCCTGAGTTTCCATAAACATGAAAACTTGATAGTAGCAACCACAgtaatacatgaaaaataaataatttattgagtaGAACACAGACTGTCCTAGAATTGTTTTAACATCTTAGGACCTATATATAGCTCAGCATTTCCAAAAAAAGGAGAGTCCTAACTGAATAACCATATATTGGTGACAATAGCTCTTTAATTAACTTAACATGTTGAagagatgaggaaaataaaagacagactgtggaatatcagagggaaggctgaagagggtgggtgggtaggaagagatcaaccaaagaacttgtatgcatatatgcatgagccatggacacagataataggatggtgaaggcctggggtggggatggggtgggggctagaagaggtcaatggaggcgtggggaaggggacatatgtaatactttcaacaataaagattttaaagaataaaataaaaaatctttcgacaatattctttaaaaacacaacaatttaTAGTACACAATAgtacaagaaaaggaaaagtgcAACAGAAATGAAGCAAATGCATGTAAGTGATTCATTAATCAgaggtagaaaaataaatgtgcgTATGCAAAGTGGTCTGTAAATATTCTAATGAATTGTGGAGAGGAATGAAAACTGaaactgagttttcttttttgatttgtTTTAACAGTTGGAAAGCCAGAATTAATtcacttcatctctgaaatcctcttccaattttaaaaatttatttttattgatttcagagaggaagggcaagggagagagatgaaaacatcagtgaggagaaagaatcattgatcagctgcctcctgcccagcccacactggggatccagtgagtaactggggcatgtgccctgcggCGTGCATGGCACTTTGGGAACCTATGGGCTATCCCAGTGACCCGCTGCCACGGGTAATGCAGAGTGACACACAAATAAGATTCCAGAGTCCAGTTGGCTTTGCTTTGCTCATTTCCAGAGTGCTATGTTCTAACAAATTTAAAAGTTCTTCAATTTATACATTCCGCCCCTCAAGCAAAGTGAATCAAAGCACTTGTGACATTTGAATCTCGGTACCTTGGGGATGATTTATTGTGTTTGAATTTCCATTGTGTTTCTCTTGGGGAAATAGGCAGCTGGGTAGAGTAAACATTTCCGCagcatgaaaaaatgctccaagcAGTCCTGAGCATGTGCCAGAAAGTTCGACTGTTGCTTACAAATTATTATTGCTCAATTAAGGATACCTGAGTTTCTGAATATTCAGTGTAACCACGTGATTAATTTATACCTCCTCAACTCTAGATGATTGCTTTCCAAATGCTCTTTAATTTCAGtgcatttacaaaataattaaaatgcaatttgCCATGTTTTAAGTGTGTTTGCAATAGGTTTTCATAAACGTTTCAGGTAGAACTACTTTCTGGGTTTTCCTAATAGTATCTTCCTCCCCTCCAATCCTTCTAATTCAATACTTAACAGGTACAGCAATTCTCATAAATAAACATGTGAATTGATTGAAAGAAGCGATTAAATGGCATTCAGAGGTTTGTGCTCAAGCATTTATTTCTTAGAAAGTCTGTTAAATGTGTTCagttaaaaagaaaggagagggaaccTCACAATTTTGAAATGAGGGTCTTAGAATTAGTGTTAGATTTAAAAATCCAGCTTTCTTAAAAAGGGTAGTGGCGGGGTTGGGGGTaagaaaaagaatagaaggaTTAAGTCACACCACTTCGATTTCTTTGTAGAAAGGACCTTTCCATCTGATTAAGGGAAGACAAATGAATGAAGAATCACAGTGTTCTTACTTAATCAGCTTAATCACCTTGAAAAATTGAGGTAGTTATTCTGCCTACCAGGCATGAAGGGCTAAGCGATATCTGCCAAGTTGTTCCAACACCCTGATAATTGAGTTACACACATCGCCATAGACTCTGGCTGACAACGTATGCCCCTAACATACTTACATTACTTGGAATTACTCTGAACTGGCATCCATACTAAAActtgagaaagaaaggaaatgaccTCAGAACAGATCTTActgttttttagtgttttaaataCCCTCCAGAATCTGACAGAAAAAGAGGGCATCGACATGTCATCTGATCTAGGCTCTAAACCTTACTGAGGAGACATTGAAATCTAAGATGCTTTGGAATAAACAGTAGTGACAGCAGGAAGAGCGTCATTAACAACAAGTAAACAATGAGTTTCAGATATTCCTCAGTGGTTTTTGCACATCTTTTCCTTTGATCCTTATTCATGTCTATggggtaggtactattatcatcaCCACCTTAGACTTGGGAAAAAGAATCCTAGTAACTTCCCCAGGGCCCCTAGTCAGGAAGAAGTGGAGCCAGGAGTAATGCAACCCCAGGACCTGTGCCTTCAGAACCACCTATGGTTCCATCACTACCCGAGACTGTCTTAGTCAATAGGGACGCTGTGCCCCTTCTCTCTCATTTCCCAAAACAACCAGTTGAAACTTAAATCTAGTTTCTAGTCTCTTTTCCATGAAAACTGTAAGGtatctcaaaattattttgaaatgatcCTACCTATACAGGAAGCTCCCTCTATTTTGGGGGagaattaataaacataaaattttccTGTATATACATCAATGAAGTTGTTATGTCCTTTTATAAAGATTTCATATGTGATTAACCTCTAATTATtgccaaaataatttattagttatctcttccaaaatatttgtaatatgtgAAGAACATATACATAAAGAGGAAAATAgactatttttgtttaaattttataggAAAACTGTCTAAATTGTTTACAAACAATGTTGGAAAAATTAGAATAAaccagcatttttaaaatatttttttaattgatttcagagaggaagggagagagatagagagatagaaacatcaatgatgagagcgaatcactgatcggctgcttcctgcaagtctCCTATTACaggggggggcggcagggggaagatggagcatgtgcccttggccagaatggaacctgggaccctttagtccacaggccattgctctgtccactgaaccaaaccagctagggctcaaccaGCACTTTTTATTCACAGTGTCCAAGCTACTTAGAGGGCAGATTACAGAAACACTTATTTGATTGTAAAAATAAAGATCATGCATTTTAAaggctaaaaacaaaaaaaatagtgtctaaatattataagaaaaaaataacaaaatatttcattgtagaaCTCAAGTgacaataaaacagaaatatttactAAGATGTTCTTTTATCGTgagtaaaaatatacaaataacttGTAGTGAAAATGCATATTTTGTAACTGTCATTTGCATGAACTTCAATATAAACAGGGATCACAGAAACTAagaatatagggtgtcccccaaaatgtgtacacacactttgaaaaattataaaggcagtatttattaaaatacaatttattttcaaaatggaacTACCAGCTTTTAAAGGGTGTATAAATTTTTgaggggacaccctatatttggaTGCACCCTGAAAAGCCGTGTGCAATGAAATTCCTACAGGAAACACTGTGGATTTAAAGTACTGtcctaaatacattttattttaaaaatatatattttgatacaGTCTAAAAACTTAAGCTGGAGTTAACTCACAGTAGTGAtggaataaatataaattgactagaggcccagtgcatgattgaatcatgcacgtgtagggtcccctacacgcttttgctttccatcgcgggggagctgggtgcctgtccgctggtgcaccaggctgttcagtgtcctgtagttttccgcatatatgtcttttacctccttagttaagtttattcctaggtatcttaatttttttggtgcgatggtgaatgggattgcttttttagtctctctttctataagttcactattggtgtatagaaaggccatagatttctaggtgttaattttgtatcctgctacattgccgaattcatttattaagttaataaaattataggtttcaGAGGTACAATTGTATAACACCTCATCTGGATATTATCTATGTTCACCATCCAaaatccatcaccatttatccccgtTTATCTTCTCctacctctccccagcctcctatCACTCTGGTactcactatactgttgtctgtctctgagggtgttttttacttttttattgtgtgtgtgtgttttgttttttttaatgtaattcttCACCTGTTGCACAGAGCTCTTctaccccctcctctctgacagctgtcagtctgttctgtgtatctataagtctgtttctattttgtttgttagtttattttgttcattacattccatatataagtgaattTCTGTggtatttgtgtttttctttttctgtctggcttatttcacttagcataatacactctaggtccatccatgctgtcatgaaaaataagatttgtgtatttttttctttaggactaagtagtattccattgtgtaaatgtatcacatattttttaatccactcatctatttaTGGGCATTTGGgcagcttccaaatcttggctattgtaaataatgctgcaagggacagaggagtgcatatattctttggaattagtgtttctagattctttggatacattcctagaagtggaatctctgggtcttaaggcagttccatttttaattttttgagctaagtccatattgttttccacagtggctgcaccaatctgcatttccaccaatagTGCAAtgggttccattttctctacatcctcaccaatacttgtttgttgatttaatgatagccattctgacaggtgtcaggtgacatctcattgtggttttaattggtatatctctgatgattagtaacactgagcatcttttcatatgtttattggccatctgcatgtcctctttggagaagtatctattcaggttctttgcccatttttattggatttttgttttcttggtgttgagttgtataagtatttcatacattttggatattaactcttagcagaggtatcattggcaaatatgtgtTCCCATTCGATGGgttgtctttgcattttgttgatgctttcctttgctgtgaaaaaagctTTTACTTATGAGGTAGACccctttgtctattttgtttgtttgtttcccttgcctgaagcAATATATATGAGGAAATATTGCTCTGaggaatgtctgagattttatttcatatgttttcttctaggatttttatgatttcaagtctaacatttaagtctttataaACATTGTTTGAACTCTGTTTCTGGTaaattgctttcctccatttcatttagttcttttcatttagttttctcctgttctttcatttggggcctgtttgtcttttcatttggctgcctctctgtacttgtttttgtgtattaggtagatctgctatctCTCCCTATTTTCATAGGATGGCATTATATAGTAAATGCCTTGTGGGGCTCATTAATAcagtctccctggtcacctgagctaGCCACTTCATGAATGTCCCTAATCCTAATCCTAACAACATTACCACCAACCTAGATAAGAACATTTCCCCACTCCCCAAACATTCAATGAGATGATAGACTGGAAATACCCAGAAATGCGGATTCCCACTTACACCATGCCCAAATTTTTTAAGTCGCCCAGGTAACGTAATAGGGATTTTATCCATCTATTTTATAGTGAAAacagtcataaaaataaatatgaagaccCCCTAATATTTTTGAGTTAAGAAGCTTTCCAAACACTATACAACCGAACttctataaataatttaaagagtTGATTTTCCTCCATCTTAAATTCAATTATCATATAAAAGTTGCCTTTTGATAATAGGAGAGAATTGATGGGATTTTTAGAAACCAACGGTCATattaagaatcaagaaaaaattcGAAGACTGTATAGAAGTTCAACTTCAGCCAGGTGACTATCATTCTCCCACAAGTATGCATGGGGGAAAAAATTCTATTTAACTGTACttagttattttgaaatatatgctCTGAATAGTTTCAGTGTCACACTTGTCTTCTGAGTAACCAATATCTACTTTCTTATGGCTAAAAGAACTTTCATTTGAaccataaataagaaaaaattaagcttttaaaaatgtgactttctatttttgtatagtaagaaaaataatttcttacataaaggatgtgttcttttatattccacaaaatatTTTGAGACATATTTTGTTAGCAGCTGCTCAGCTTCTCTAATCCATGTGGACCAGGATTGGCGGAGCCCATTAGGTAAAACACTAATGTCCACTTTCTATGGACATTAGTGTTTTACCTAATTTCGTCAGTGCTCTGATGGGTATTCTCAAAAATGAATCTTAGAAAAATTGTGCAAGCATTTCTGTGGGGTAAGCACTGCCAGGTGCAGGTGTGCACCTGTGGGACTTGGGCAGGTCCTGCACACTGTTCTCCCAGAGGAGGGGccattccccttcctccccagggaacctgcggggcctctgctgcctcacttTGTCCCCAGGGCTGATGGTCATGAGACCAGGAAACGGCCAGTCCGATGGTGACAGCGCTCTCTCCCCAGTGGTGACAGTGTGTGTGTccccactggggaggtggggcatCTCTGACATGTGCTGGTATGTGCACTGCCTCTAGATAGACAGTAGTGATGCTTGCCCAGCATCATGAATGTACTTCATGTTCAGGAATGGCAacacttaaaatatgaataataagatttatttattacttaaacaGGATTATACAATGGAGAAATGaagactaaaaaaagaaaagagaaaataataaaggcaaaaaatcccccaaaccgcaaaataataaagagcaaaaGATGAAAAATTGTATCATGCCGTggagaacaaaaaaacaacaaaagaaagaaagaaaagacaaggaaaataTCAAGTTTTGCCCTTATGACAGCGTGAGCACCTTTAACAAGGGGCccttgagctgggccctccacaggcagctcctcctctgaggcaggaaccagcatgggctccagggagggttcttcctccagtggtggtggggcctcGGTTTCGTCTGGGGCCGGCCCttgctccacagctgcagctggagaggctgctggaggtggtgaaagctctggaggtggaggtgcctcCAGCTCTACATCCTGCTCCTCAGGATGGACTTCCGGTGTGACAGGAGGagccgcctctgcctcctgggctggtgctggagtggggagaggagaaaaggtcacccaggtgcctgcatgtccatctgtcctacaaagacagaacacagccacagcccaggacccatcACAGGATGTGCTCCCCACTGGCAGTCCAGCAGATGGTGGTCTTAGGAGTTCTTTGCTCCTGGCCGGACTCTAGGGGTGCTCCCTATGTGTCTGGcaacagtctctccccagaagcTCACATGAACCTCCTCTAACCTTCCCACCCCTAAACCTCCCCACTTTCTCACCCTTGGGCccttgagctgggccctccacaggcatctcctcctctgaggcaggaaccagcatgggctccagggagggttcttcctccagtggtggtggggcctcagtttcgtctggggccggccctggctccacagctgcagctggagaggctgctggaggtggtgaaagctctggaggtggaggtgcctcCAGCTCTACATCCGGCTCCTCAGGATGGACATCCGGTGTAACCGGAGGAgctacctctgcctcctgggctggtgctggagtggggagaggagaaaagatcacccaggtgcctgcatgtccatctgtcctacaaagacagaacacagccacagcccaggacccaccacaggacgtCCTCCATGCCCCAAGTCCAGCACATGGGTGGTCTGAGGCTGGTCTTTgttcctggccaggctctgggggtgctccctgtgtgtctggcagCAATCCCTCCCCATAAGTTCACATggacctccccacccactccaccccTATCAACCCCACCTGctcacccttgggctctgcctccttgggCTCCTGGTCTTCAGGCCTGGTGTCATTAAGAGGGCCATAGAGCGACAAGACATACTTTAAAATTGCCCTCCGCGTGTCGGGACTGAGCGGCTTCAAGGCTCGAGGCTTGTGGAGCCTGGACATCTTCGGTGGAGGAGTCCTCCATCCACCCACGGGCGCTGGCTCCCCAGAAGCCCAGGTGGCCACACTCACTtcaggcctgccctggccctcagtggtgtggctcaccAGCCCCTCATTCCTGGACACGAGGCAGGAGTCATCCTCCATCAGCTGCTGGTCCACCTTGATCTGGGTTgagctctgcaatgacagtgaccggcagcCAGTCAGGAGGACTCAATCATGGCCCTAgtcactgctgcttctgccctctggaccttctgctcccggatcaggcccagccctgtgtctgcacagaCCTCCACCCAGGGGAAATGATAGTCACCTCCAGGGCTCGGGATAGACCTCGGGCAGAGGGTGCCACCCACACTCCacatccacccagccagccttgacctggggtgCGAACATGACTGGTCCTGACCCCCAAACCCACCCTGTTCCTGCTCCAGGCAGGCCCTCCCCACCTGAACcccccttcaccaccacccctcaacacacacacacacacacacacacacacacacacacacggtgaggGACATAGGGCTGCTCAGGTGGGATCAGAGTGGT from Eptesicus fuscus isolate TK198812 chromosome 15, DD_ASM_mEF_20220401, whole genome shotgun sequence encodes:
- the LOC129151733 gene encoding protein TsetseEP-like, with product MSRLHKPRALKPLSPDTRRAILKYVLSLYGPLNDTRPEDQEPKEAEPKAPAQEAEVAPPVTPDVHPEEPDVELEAPPPPELSPPPAASPAAAVEPGPAPDETEAPPPLEEEPSLEPMLVPASEEEMPVEGPAQGPKAPAQEAEAAPPVTPEVHPEEQDVELEAPPPPELSPPPAASPAAAVEQGPAPDETEAPPPLEEEPSLEPMLVPASEEELPVEGPAQGPLVKGAHAVIRIEDVTSDLSEA